The following coding sequences lie in one Verrucomicrobiota bacterium genomic window:
- the rpsO gene encoding 30S ribosomal protein S15: protein MEGKSKTIEDFRVHEKDTGSADVQIALLTQRINHLTEHLQKNQKDHSSRRGLLMMVGQRRRLLDYLHNTDIRRYQSVTKKLKLRK, encoded by the coding sequence ATGGAAGGAAAGTCGAAGACAATCGAGGATTTTCGCGTGCATGAAAAAGACACCGGTTCCGCCGATGTTCAGATCGCTTTGTTGACGCAACGCATCAACCACTTGACTGAGCACCTGCAAAAGAACCAGAAAGACCACAGCTCACGCCGGGGCCTGCTGATGATGGTAGGCCAGCGTCGGCGCCTCCTGGATTACTTGCATAACACCGACATCCGGCGTTATCAGTCCGTGACTAAGAAGTTGAAGCTTCGCAAGTGA